From one Lolium rigidum isolate FL_2022 chromosome 4, APGP_CSIRO_Lrig_0.1, whole genome shotgun sequence genomic stretch:
- the LOC124705992 gene encoding hexokinase-10-like, whose translation MGRAGWLRVAAAAGCAALTCAFATALVARRVAAWRRWRRALAVVRDFEESFATPAERLQRVVNSLAIEMFAGLASEDASKVRMLLTCVDSLPDGSEEGIYYAIDIGGTCFRFLKVELGAGSTIINQKVEYQPIKEELTKGTSEEFFNVIASTLKNFIEREGDEGRALGFTFSFPVRQLSITSGSLIRWTKEFSIEEAVGKDVAQCLNEALVRNGLNLQVNALMNNTVGTLALGHYYDEDTVAAVIIGAGTNACYIENNEAITKGQGLLTNSGQTVVNVEWGSFRPPQIPLTPYDICFNNETQNYYDQGFEKMISGVYLGEIARLVFHKMAQESDVFGTAIDGLATPFILSTPCLAAIREDDSLDLREVGRRMEEHLKIPNVPLKTRRLVQRVCDIVTRRAARLAAAGIVAVLQKIGRDGTRCGTTQVRRMTGVPKRSVIAIEGGLYQGYSVFREYLNEAVVEILGEEIAPTVVLRVVEEGSGIGAALLAAAYSSNRQESI comes from the exons ATGGGGAGAGCGGGTTGGCTCCgggtggccgcggcggcgggcTGTGCGGCTCTGACGTGCGCGTTTGCGACGGCGCTGGTAGCGAGGAGGGTAGCGGCCTGGAGGCGGTGGCGCCGGGCATTGGCCGTGGTGCGAGACTTCGAGGAGAGCTTCGCCACGCCCGCGGAGCGCCTGCAGCGGGTCGTCAACTCCCTGGCCATCGAGATGTTCGCCGGGCTCGCGTCCGAGGACGCGAGCAAGGTCCGGATGCTCCTTACCTGCGTCGACTCGCTCCCGGACGG GAGTGAGGAAGGCATCTATTACGCCATTGATATTGGAGGAACGTGCTTTAGATTTTTGAAAGTCGAACTTGGTGCAGGGTCTACAATCATTAATCAAAAAGTTGAGTATCAACCTATCAAAGAAGAATTGACTAAAGGTACAAGCGAG GAATTTTTCAATGTCATTGCCTCCACACTGAAGAATTTTATTGAAAGAGAGGGTGATGAAGGAAGGGCACTTGGTTTTACATTTTCTTTTCCTGTCAGACAACTTTCTATAACCTCAGGGTCATTAATCCGTTGGACTAAAGAATTTTCAATTGAAGAAGCT GTTGGGAAAGATGTTGCCCAGTGCTTAAATGAAGCCCTTGTAAGGAATGGACTAAATTTACAGGTCAATGCATTG ATGAATAATACTGTGGGGACACTGGCTTTGGGGCATTATTATGATGAGGATACAGTAGCTGCAGTGATTATTGGAGCTGGCACCAACGCTTGCTATATTGAGAATAATGAGGCGATAACTAAAGGCCAGGGCCTTCTTACTAACTCGGGTCAAACG GTCGTAAATGTTGAATGGGGGAGCTTCCGCCCTCCGCAAATACCATTAACTCCTTATGACATCTGCTTCAATAATGAGACACAAAATTACTATGACCAG ggttttgagaaaatGATATCGGGTGTGTATCTTGGAGAGATTGCAAGATTGGTGTTCCACAAAATGGCTCAAGAGTCGGATGTATTTGGTACTGCTATTGATGGTTTAGCAACCCCATTCATCTTAAG CACGCCATGTCTAGCTGCTATCCGTGAGGATGATTCCCTGGACTTGAGAGAAGTCGGAAGGAGAATGGAAGAACATCTGAAG ATACCCAATGTCCCTCTCAAGACTCGCCGGCTTGTGCAGAGAGTGTGCGACATCGTCACCCGAAGAGCTGCACGTCTAGCAGCAGCTGGAATTGTTGCAGTACTGCAAAAAATCGGCCGTGATGGAACGCGTTGTGGCACCACCCAAGTTCGAAGAATGACAGGTGTGCCAAAGAGATCGGTCATCGCAATTGAGGGCGGCCTCTACCAAGGATATTCAGTGTTTAGAGAGTATCTGAATGAAGCCGTGGTGGAGATCCTTGGAGAGGAGATTGCGCCCACAGTTGTCCTTAGAGTGGTGGAGGAGGGATCTGGGATTGGGGCTGCTCTCCTCGCAGCAGCATATTCGTCGAATAGACAGGAGTCCATATAG